The Tubulanus polymorphus chromosome 6, tnTubPoly1.2, whole genome shotgun sequence genome includes a region encoding these proteins:
- the LOC141906935 gene encoding sperm-associated antigen 16 protein-like, with amino-acid sequence MATDVLDGNKFYLQKEQIIQDLDEDYEYEEVPVDDDIEVEEEEDLDAAVRAIQEKSQDEESKIRKESIARKELSHRPELIDDFMRNFLVKMGMMRTFDCFQTEWYELQQKGLLNEEDVDVVPDIYIRNQQLDNEVKFLRTERDRFKDAAVKTKDMYVKLRKDRDFHRMHHKRVVQEKNKLVTDIKRIKKHYSSYEPALQQLKNKYEVAMKEKMLTKLERDRAVGQVVGLQSTIKSISTGGSSPAKEHTGMTSMSFHSCQKGQEMFVDKDGRGPSQRALAAARSYSNTSKYFFEEGKRHPNDAEFPIDTRVNPLLSQIKAPPGHLTRTGGFRLSNTFQAHSLAVSGVALHPKKQILCTTSDDNSWKMWAVPSGDIIMTGEGHSDWVSSCDFHPSGTRLATTSGDTTVKIWDFGKAKCIHTFTDHTHAVWSSSWHTCGDFLATASMDNSSKIWDLNSLRCRYTLRGHADSVNSIQFLPFSNILCTSSADKTLSLWDARTGLCAQTFYGHMHSVNSATFNLKGDTIASCDSYGVVKLWDIRTVSPMSSIDVGPHPANQVTFDPSAAVLAICSNDGTIKMYELATGQVTCLVGHEDAVQASVFDKSGEFMVSGGSDYTVRVWS; translated from the exons ATGGCGACCGATGTATTGGatggaaataaattttatctgCAAA AGGAGCAGATAATACAAGATTTAGATGAGGATTATGAGTATGAAGAAGTCCCTGTCGATGATGACATTGAAGTTGAAG AGGAAGAAGATCTCGACGCAGCTGTGCGAGCGATTCAGGAAAAATCACAAGACGAAGAATCAAAGATTCGCAAAGAATCGATCGCCAGGAAAGAGTTATCGCATCGTCCCGAATTAATTGATGATTTCATGCGAAATTTCTTAGTCAAAATGGGAATGATGAGAACTTTTGATTGCTTTCAAACTGAATG GTATGAATTACAACAGAAGGGTTTATTAAATGAAGAAGATGTTGATGTTGTCCCTGATATTTATATTCGTAATCAGCAACTCGATAATGAAGTGAAATTCCTACGAACTGAACGTGATCGATTCAAAGATGCCGCTGT GAAAACGAAGGATATGTACGTGAAACTGAGAAAGGACCGCGATttccacagaatgcatcataaACGCGTCgtacaagaaaaaaataaactcgTCACTGACATTAAAAG AATCAAGAAACATTATTCATCGTATGAACCAGCATTACAACAACTCAAAAATAAATACGAGGTCGCGATGAAAGAGAAAATGTTGACGAAATTGGAGCGAGATCGAGCCGTTGGACAAGTGGTCGGTTTACAGAGTACTATTAAGAGTATCAGTACTGGTGGTAGTTCACCAGCTAAAGAACATACAG GAATGACGTCCATGTCGTTCCATTCATGTCAGAAAGGACAGGAGATGTTTGTGGATAAAGATGGCCGTGGACCGAGTCAACGAGCGCTGGCTGCTGCTCGCTCGTatagtaacacttcaaaataCTTCTTCGAGGAAGGAAAACGACATCCGAAT GACGCAGAATTTCCTATCGATACTCGTGTGAATCCGCTTCTATCGCAGATTAAAGCGCCACCCGGTCATCTCACGAGAACGGGTGGTTTCAGATTGTCGAATACATTCCAGGCCCATTCGCTCGCAGTCAGTGG AGTTGCCCTTCATCCGAAGAAACAGATCCTTTGTACGACCAGCGACGATAATTCATGGAAAATGTGGGCAGTACCTAGCGGCGATATAATAATGACAGGCGAGGGACATTCAGACTGGGTTTCATCTTGTGATTTTCATCCTTC GGGTACCCGCCTTGCAACTACGAGCGGAGATACGACCGTGAAAATCTGGGACTTCGGTAAAGCGAAATGTATCCATACATTCACAGATCATACACACGCAG tgtGGTCATCGAGCTGGCACACTTGTGGAGACTTCCTTGCTACGGCGTCTATGGATAACTCTTCTAAGATCTGGGATTTGAACAG TTTGAGATGTCGTTACACATTGCGAGGTCATGCCGATTCGGTTAACAGTATACAGTTCTTACCCTTTTCTAACATACTTTGTACAAGTTCTGCTGATAAAACATTGTCATTGTGGGATGCTAGAACG GGCCTGTGTGCTCAGACTTTCTATGGACACATGCACTCAGTCAACAGTGCAACTTTCAACCTAAAG GGAGATACAATAGCATCATGTGATTCGTATGGAGTCGTAAAACTGTGGGATATTCGAACAGTTTCGCCGATGTCTAGTATCGATGTCGGGCCGCATCCGGCCAATCAGGTGACGTTCGATCCGTCTGCCGCAGTACTGGCAATCTGCAGCAACGACGGCACGATCAAAATGTATGAACTAGCTACAGGACAG GTGACCTGTCTAGTTGGTCATGAAGATGCAGTACAGGCATCCGTGTTTGATAAATCTGGAGAATTTATGGTATC
- the LOC141906923 gene encoding origin recognition complex subunit 4-like — protein sequence MIDPDSISEAQRVIRERICQHRIPFEIKCCHEEQSRLLDLIQRTAKVGESNSLLVIGPRGSGKTVILNQILQELKQNKEVRENLLEVKLNGLVQTDDRIALKEITRQLKLENTVGDKVFGSFAENLQFLLESLKSGNQGSKSIVFILDEFDLFTFHKNQTLLYNLFDVSQSAQTPICVIGLTCRLDVTELLEKRVKSRFSHRQIYLFNNFSFTEYCDIFERYLTLPADFTDKSYAKKWNSHIHKLRKDSAVVDILKKQYHLSKDIRALQALMYFPVFNTNVDQPFLEAADFLEAVQTLSHDTKSSMLQGISILELCLMIAMKHLDEIYEGEPFNFEMVYDKYKQFSQKKSTMQTFERAVVLKAYEHLVALELIRPADGGTKTQKEFKPMNLLIDGTQIDEAVKSYPNCPTEIKQWSKSMAMA from the exons ATGATCGACCCAGATTCAATATCCGAAGCCCAAAGAGTAATCCGAGAACGAATATGCCAGCACAGGATACCGTTCGAAATTAAATGTTGTCACGAAGAACAAAG TCGATTATTAGACTTGATACAGAGAACGGCTAAAGTGGGTGAGAGTAACTCATTATTAGTGATAGGACCGAGAGGCAGTGGCAAAactgtg ATTCTGAATCAAATTTTACAAGAGctaaaacaaaacaaagaaGTGAGAGAAAATCTATTGGAAGTGAAACTGAACG GATTGGTTCAGACCGATGATAGAATTGCGTTGAAAGAAATAACTCGGCAATTAAAACTAGAAAATACAGTCGGAGACAAAGTATTC GGCTCATTTGCAGAAAATTTACAGTTCTTATTGGAGTCATTGAAAAGTG GAAATCAGGGCAGTAAATCGATTGTGTTCATTTTGGatgagtttgatttgtttacGTTCCACAAGAATCAGACTTTATTGTATAATCTATTCGATGTATCGCAATCAGCTCAAACACCGATCTGTGTGATTGGATTGACATGTAGACTT GATGTTACCGAGCTGCTTGAAAAGCGAGTTAAATCAAGATTCTCACATCGAcagatttatttattcaacaaTTTCTCATTTACGGAATACTGTGATATATTCGAGCGCTATCTCACGTTACCCGCTGATTTCACTGATAAATCATATGCTAAGAAATGGAATAGCCACATACAT AAATTACGGAAAGACTCTGCAGTTGTTGATATCCTAAAAAAACAGTATCATCTGTCAAAAGACATTCGAGCATTACAGGCTCTTATG TATTTTCCAGTATTCAATACAAATGTTGATCAGCCATTTCTGGAAGCTGCTGATTTTTTGGAGGCTGTACAAACACTTTCACACGATACTAAGTCATCAATGCTACAGG GTATTTCAATTCTGGAATTATGTTTGATGATCGCGATGAAACATTTGGATGAAATTTACGAAGGAGAACCGTTCAATTTTGAGATGGTTTATGACA AATATAAGCAGTTTTCTCAGAAGAAATCTACTATGCAGACGTTTGAAAGAGCAGTTGTTTTAAAA GCTTACGAACATTTGGTAGCGCTTGAATTAATACGGCCGGCTGATGGCGGTACAAAAACTCAGAAAGAATTCAAACCGATGAATTTACTCATAGATGGGACACAAATCGATGAAGCTGTGAAATCGTATCCAAACTGTCCAACTGAGATAAAACAATGGTCAAAAAGTATGGCTATGGCTTGA
- the LOC141906804 gene encoding homeobox protein PKNOX1-like translates to MMQEHGGLHGALHIPLTVSLAGYRQDQQLQPQVIQITKSEQLQNPDMQQAAQPGSLIQLSTSSVPMQEVETVLEPDKQAIYRHPLFPLMALLFEKCEQATQTPDCPTADSFDVDIQAFVHQQEQERKPFFSDEPELDNLMVKAIQVLRIHLLELEKVNELCKDFCTRYISCLKGKLQSEQLLRSENDCDDSMQFECTSPGADTGASSSIAPVSQQTPAGNVVMQNSAAQPASLNQGQIISGGTVYQMVQTPQGLVAQPIQIQTVPPIQPAVTQASVIHGSTPLSQIGVTSTPSSSTVTSTGPNLQNAFVFEDDDDDPKKKTKRGILPKHATQVMKSWLFQHIVHPYPTEDEKRQIASQTNLSLLQVNNWFINARRRILQPMLDASNPEQAKVKKNRPQNRPLHRFWPDSIANITPQLSTTASSNDQNSVDSSQPGTPTSDTTVGSAAAQLQALSSQAALNQVQQTTQGQMIIPGTTLVTADGHLINTNTPGISVKIDGLSPMLSGQGSSQAILLSSISQGNGNANHGLVLDNSDTGSSLGD, encoded by the exons ATGATGCAGGAACATGGAGGTTTACATGGCGCGTTACATATACCCCTAACAGTATCACTGGCCGGATACCGACAAGATCAACAGTTACAACCACAAGTCATTCAAATAACGAAATCAGAACAGCTTCAAAATCCGGACATGCAACAGGCAGCTCAGCCCGGAAG CCTTATTCAATTATCTACGTCCTCTGTACCTATGCAAGAGGTGGAAACAGTTCTGGAACCGGACAAACAAGCTATTTACAG gCATCCTTTATTTCCGTTGATGGCTCTGTTATTTGAGAAGTGCGAACAGGCGACTCAGACGCCCGATTGTCCGACTGCTGACAGTTTCGACGTCGATATCCAAGCTTTCGTTCATCAACAAGAACAAGAACGAAAACCTTTCTTCAGCGACGAACCTGAACTCGATAATTTG atggtgaaaGCGATCCAAGTTTTgagaattcatttattagaaCTGGAAAAAGTAAACGAACTATGCAAAGATTTCTGTACGCGGTACATCAGCTGTTTGAAGGGTAAATTACAAAGCGAGCAGTTATTGCGATCGGAGAACGACTGCGACGACTCGATGCAGTTCGAGTGTACGTCTCCGGGCGCGGATACCGGCGCGTCGTCGTCGATCGCTCCCGTCAGTCAACAGACTCCCGCCGGTAATGTCGTTATGCAGAACTCGGCCGCGCAGCCGGCTAGTCTGAATCAAGGTCAGATCATCTCCGGCGGAACGGTTTATCAAATGGTGCAAACTCCGCAAGGACTCGTCGCGCAGCCTATACAG ATACAGACTGTACCACCTATACAACCAGCAGTAACACAAGCGAGTGTGATCCACGGTAGTACGCCGCTTTCACAAATAGGTGTCACCTCAACTCCTTCATCTTCCACTGTTACAAGTACAG GTCCAAATCTTCAGAACGCGTTCGTTTTCgaagacgacgacgatgacccGAAAAAGAAAACGAAACGCGGAATTTTACCGAAACACGCGACGCAAGTGATGAAATCATGGCTTTTCCAACATATAGTG CATCCGTATCCAACTGAAGATGAAAAACGACAAATTGCTTCGCAAACGAATTTATCGCTTTTACAAGTCAATAATTG GTTTATAAACGCGAGACGTCGTATTTTACAACCGATGCTCGACGCCAGTAACCCCGAACAGGCGAAAGTAAAAAAGAATCGACCGCAAAATCGTCCACTGCATCGATTCTGGCCGGATAGTATCGCGAACATTACGCCGCAGCTATCCACGACCGCGAGTAGTAACGATCAGAATAGTGTCGATAGTTCACAACCGGGAACGCCGACGTCCGATACGACCGTCGGGTCAGCGGCTGCTCAACTTCAGGCTCTTTCGTCACAGGCGGCCTTGAACCAAGTACAACAGACTACGCAAGGTCAGATGATCATACCCGGAACTACGC TGGTGACTGCCGACGGACATCTTATCAATACAAACACGCCGGGAATATCGGTGAAAATTGACGGATTATCTCCGATGTTGAGCGGTCAGGGTAGTTCACAGGCTATTCTATTGAGCAGTATTTCACAGGGTAACGGTAATGCTAATCATGGACTAGTACTCGATAACAGCGACACCGGATCCAGTTTAGGCGATTGA
- the LOC141907163 gene encoding cilia- and flagella-associated protein 91-like, with the protein MATQTQAVYRSSTMNPGRTHDYLYDPHFVSSSERDHARSTFKAHTSTDRVKRVPIFKTMFSELRHHPRFQMRLDITDPVPRFIDRQWRGYAEQQRAALIRHTTFNYDPTIQIPQQHMADPKVLGINRYKYFRRPIIPFLQQVPPEVLLATARQDPLGGSPDHMHIERPPTPLTRTVEIQTDYRDGEAQTDPYTPEYVVRPGSQPELLTLATLSYGRGLPAGLAEVEMIERARAKREWEATLPALNDTSQLDKRRKMMDEMETKEWALREQEIEKLQEARLDVLKKLLKQREENHQELNIKRLDRLWSKKQEEKERRVKIIRNEHIKALRKLAKKRRMVEGKFERRDVVNEYSGYGSQVYAPLTRIGVFLDRGSEQYVVKSHYLNSYEGLLELEASLPDYVTNPRVMAPRAKTVTKSGFIKRKYRQENELAEIHQVIKHHKTVGEEEPKPLRFLQKIEKPIPRPPTPTIDVPSDAEEDKELAIIFLQQVIRGRAIQNMMFEGKEKRMELIKELRSTHALQDAEQQVKKQEKQATLALQRQRRLHEHKENLIDEALSQMEGTSLGDTLDFLSKELIRLQEERRIHAFAMLAERQRRIREAEESGRRQVEERRRREEDEIFKQVVKVHQMSVDTYLENVILNAVDTTADAQARSEIQETAIKINDIAYDMEDKRTELISEEICAELTHCFLLPEVQKQTIREKIQRQQRKFLLAAHSEIFKDGESTISQNAKQNTNQNARPDSVQRPASAQSRSASAAAEKPTSRPSSRVSEKIPSRPSSQLSHTSEKPPTGKKSPSERGSRRSSTASKRDKTELQGKELQLEITGQGSSRRDSASSEKPKDSGSRRGSASSEKHSVSGGSRKGSAHRVLESPKTSRRGSKQEAEQGVDLEIDARSAPGTPKESGSRKGSPRSGKDSRRGSTSSQKSDKKSKSQED; encoded by the exons ATGGCTACACAGACGCAAGCAGTATACAGATCGTCGACGATGAATCCCGGCAGAACTCATGACTATCTGTACG ACCCTCACTTTGTCAGCTCTAGTGAACGAGACCATGCGCGTTCTACGTTTAAGGCACACACAAGCACTGACCGTGTC AAACGGGTGCCGATTTTCAAAACGATGTTCAGCGAACTTCGGCATCATCCGCGATTCCAAATGAGACTGGACATAACCGATCCGGTGCCGAGATTTATCGACCGCCAGTGGAGAGGATACGCCGAACAGCAACGAGCAGCTTTGATACGCCACACAAC TTTCAACTATGACCCGACTATTCAGATTCCTCAGCAGCACATGGCCGACCCGAAAGTTCTCGGCATCAATCGTTATAAATACTTCAGAAG GCCGATTATTCCGTTCCTTCAGCAAGTTCCGCCGGAGGTTCTACTCGCGACAGCCCGTCAGGACCCGCTCGGCGGTAGTCCCGATCACATGCATATCGAACGACCTCCGACTCCGTTGACTCGGACCGTTGAAATACAGACTGATTATCGAGACGGAGAAGCACAGACCGATCCGTATACACCTGAATACGTCGTACGACCCGGTTCTCAACCGGAATTATTAACGCTCGCTACTTTGTCTTACG GTCGTGGTTTACCAGCTGGACTCGCTGAAGTCGAGATGATCGAACGCGCGCGAGCCAAACGAGAATGGGAAGCGACTTTACCGGCGCTGAACGATACCAGTCAACTGGATAAACGACGCAAAATGATGGACGAAATGGAAACCAAAGAGTGGGCGCTACGCGAGCAAGAAATTGAGAA ATTGCAGGAAGCTCGGTTGGACGTTCTGAAAAAACTGTTGAAGCAAAGAGAGGAAAATCACCAGGAATTGAATATCAAACGCTTGGATCGTTTGTG GTCCAAAAAACAAGAAGAAAAAGAGAGAAGAGTGAAAATCATTCGTAATGAGCACATCAAAG CTTTGAGGAAACTCGCTAAGAAGAGACGTATGGTCGAAGGGAAATTCGAAAGACGAGACGTCGTCAATGAATACTCGGGATACGGTTCGCAAGTTTACGCACCTCTCACGCGAATCGGTGTATTCCTCGACCGCGGTTCCGAGCAGTACGTCGTCAAGAGTCACTACCTGAACAGCTACGAAGGTTTACTCGAATTAGAAGCGTCGCTGCCCGATTACGTCACGAATCCTCGCGTAATGGCGCCCAGAGCGAAGACGGTCACGAAATCCGGCTTCATCAAGCGTAAATACCGGCAGGAAAACGAACTGGCCGAAATTCACCAGGTGATCAAACATCACAAAACGGTCGGCGAAGAGGAACCGAAACCGTTACGATTTTTACAAAAGATCGAGAAACCGATTCCGCGACCTCCGACGCCGACGATCGACGTACCGTCCGACGCGGAGGAGGATAAAGAGCTGGCGATTATCTTCCTGCAACAGGTCATTCGAGGACGAGCTATCCAGAATATG ATGTTCGAAGGTAAAGAAAAACGTATGGAGTTGATTAAAGAACTACGCAGTACGCACGCTTTACAAGACGCCGAACAACAAGTTAAAAAACAGGAGAAACAAGCAACACTTGCGTTGCAGAGACAGCGCCGTTTACATGAACACAAG GAAAATCTGATAGATGAAGCGTTAAGTCAAATGGAAGGTACGAGTCTCGGCGATACGCTGGATTTCCTCAGTAAGGAGTTAATCCGTCTGCAGGAGGAGCGTCGAATTCACGCGTTCGCTATGCTCGCCGAACGACAACGACGCATCCGAGAGGCCGAGGAGTCCGGACGACGACAGGTGGAAGAGAGACGACGACGAGAGGAGGACGAAATCTTTAAACAG GTAGTGAAAGTTCATCAAATGAGCGTTGATACGTACTTAGAGAATGTAATACTGAATGCTGTCGATACGACGGCTGATGCACAAGCTCGCTCGGAAATACAAGAAACGGCCATCAAAATCAACGATATCGCTTATGATATGGAAGACAA ACGAACCGAGTTGATATCGGAAGAAATTTGCGCCGAACTGACGCACTGTTTCCTTCTGCCTGAAGTGCAAAAACAAACGATTCGCGAAAAAA TTCAAAGACAGCAAAGAAAATTTTTGTTGGCCGCGCATAGCGAAATCTTCAAAGACGGCGAATCAACGATTTCGCAAAACGCAAAACAGAACACAAATCAGAACGCTCGTCCGGATTCAGTTCAACGACCCGCGTCTGCTCAGTCACGTTCGGCGTCTGCGGCGGCTGAGAAACCAACGTCGAGACCGAGTTCTCGCGTGTCGGAGAAAATTCCCTCGCGACCGTCGTCGCAATTATCACACACGTCGGAAAAACCACCGACCGGCAAGAAATCACCGAGCGAACGCGGATCGAGAAGAAGCTCAACTGCTTCTAAACGA GATAAAACTGAACTTCAAGGAAAAGAGTTACAATTAGAGATAACAGGTCAAG GTTCTTCACGTCGTGATTCGGCATCCTCAGAAAAACCTAAAGACTCCGGTTCGAGACGAGGTTCAGCTTCATCAGAGAAACACAGCGTATCCGGCGGCTCGAGAAAAGGCTCCGCGCACCGAGTTCTAGAAAGCCCGAAAACCTCGCGTCGAGGATCGAAACAAGAAGCTGAGCAGGGCGTGGATTTGGAAATTGACGCCCGCAGTGCTCCGGGCACGCCCAAAGAATCCGGATCGCGTAAAGGATCACCGCGCTCGGGAAAAGACTCTCGTCGAGGCTCGACCTCTTCCCAAAAATCCgataaaaaatccaaatctcAAGAAGACTGA
- the LOC141907164 gene encoding uncharacterized protein LOC141907164, producing MATGNVRGFVIVVVCLCAYLVFELVLNVTFSNPMPMTPSDEFQVPNYMHYTWYHPTKLTWRFHHMISVLSAHRFNKPDKIYFWYEKYPEGPLWNKTLEMVPNIVMKYRKKPTTVFGIPVKAAEHQSDIVRMEAILKYGGVYTDLDVVIVKSFDPLRLYDTTMGLEMEYRLCNGIIISKANSSFMRMFYDSYKDFKTDFWAYNSVEVPAKLAAKYPHLLHVEPTSLHRPNWRELDWIYKPGQIYDLSNNYAVHTWFRHYEKDHTAEDIKKLNSTLGRLYRNAYYGSMEMIDT from the coding sequence ATGGCTACAGGAAATGTAAGAGGATTTGTGATTGTTGTGGTGTGTTTGTGCGCTTATCTCGTTTTTGAACTCGTTCTCAACGTGACGTTTTCAAACCCGATGCCGATGACTCCATCTGACGAATTTCAGGTACCGAACTATATGCATTACACGTGGTACCATCCGACCAAACTTACATGGCGCTTCCATCACATGATCAGCGTATTGAGCGCTCATCGGTTCAACAAACCGGACAAGATATATTTCTGGTACGAGAAATACCCCGAGGGTCCGCTCTGGAATAAAACTTTGGAAATGGTTCCGAATATAGTGATGAAATATCGCAAGAAACCGACGACTGTGTTTGGTATCCCGGTGAAAGCAGCCGAACACCAAAGCGATATCGTGAGAATGGAAGCTATTTTGAAATACGGCGGTGTTTACACCGATTTGGACGTAGTCATCGTGAAATCGTTCGATCCGTTGCGTCTATACGATACTACTATGGGATTAGAAATGGAGTACCGTCTCTGTAACGGTATCATCATATCTAAGGCCAACTCGTCGTTCATGAGGATGTTCTACGATTCATACAAAGACTTTAAAACCGACTTTTGGGCTTACAATTCCGTCGAGGTGCCCGCTAAACTGGCCGCCAAATACCCACATCTGCTACACGTCGAGCCAACGTCTCTTCATCGGCCAAACTGGCGGGAACTCGACTGGATTTACAAACCTGGACAAATATATGATCTCAGCAATAATTACGCTGTCCATACGTGGTTTAGGCATTACGAAAAAGACCACACAGCGGAAGATATCAAGAAATTGAATTCGACATTAGGACGATTGTACAGAAACGCTTATTACGGAAGCATGGAAATGATTGATACTTAG